One Sediminibacillus dalangtanensis genomic region harbors:
- a CDS encoding alanine/glycine:cation symporter family protein translates to MGEESKLLDMINTVSGYVWGPPLLILLVGTGIYLTLRLGFLQIRSLPYALKLAFSPAKQDKKSKGDISHYQALTTAMAATIGTGNIAGVATAVVLGGPGAVFWMWITAIFGMATKYAEAILAVKYRVTNSNGEMSGGPMYYLEKGLKAKWLGVLFALFGAIAAFGIGNMVQANSVADVLETSFSIPTWITGVILTVLVFLVIIGGIKSIGKVTSFFVPIMAAFYVLGGLIILILNIDLVPSALGTIFSDAFTGSALGGGILGTVIRYGVARGVFSNEAGLGSAPIAAAAARTDYPGRQALVSMTQVFIDTILVCSITGLTIVMAGQYTGGLDGADLTSESFGVFLGNTGTYIVAIGIIFFAFSTLVGWSYYGEKCIGYLINDKAIPVYRIIFVLAVFVGSVAALDVVWGIADIMNGLMAFPNLIGLLGLSGVVAAETKRFLKVAKEEKNQPDQQNTYGA, encoded by the coding sequence ATGGGAGAAGAAAGTAAATTATTGGACATGATCAATACGGTCAGCGGTTATGTCTGGGGACCGCCACTGCTGATTTTATTGGTCGGTACAGGGATTTATCTAACGCTGCGGCTAGGCTTTTTGCAAATACGGTCTCTGCCCTATGCGCTGAAACTGGCATTCAGTCCTGCCAAACAGGACAAAAAGTCAAAAGGGGATATCAGTCACTATCAGGCACTGACAACAGCAATGGCCGCTACCATCGGTACCGGTAACATCGCCGGTGTCGCTACTGCTGTGGTATTGGGTGGTCCAGGTGCCGTGTTCTGGATGTGGATTACGGCAATTTTCGGAATGGCCACGAAGTATGCAGAAGCAATTTTGGCCGTGAAGTACCGTGTCACCAACAGTAATGGTGAAATGTCCGGCGGTCCTATGTACTATTTGGAAAAGGGACTGAAGGCGAAATGGCTCGGAGTTTTATTCGCATTGTTCGGTGCGATAGCGGCATTCGGGATCGGCAACATGGTGCAGGCAAACTCGGTAGCCGATGTCCTGGAAACCTCGTTCAGTATCCCGACCTGGATCACCGGAGTAATTTTAACGGTACTCGTCTTCCTTGTGATCATTGGCGGGATTAAGAGCATCGGAAAAGTCACCTCCTTCTTTGTACCGATCATGGCTGCTTTTTATGTCCTTGGCGGATTGATCATTCTTATCCTGAACATCGACCTCGTCCCTTCAGCTCTGGGAACCATTTTTTCAGATGCCTTTACGGGCAGCGCTCTTGGCGGCGGTATTCTCGGTACCGTAATTCGCTACGGGGTGGCTCGCGGCGTATTTTCCAATGAAGCCGGTCTTGGTTCAGCACCAATAGCTGCTGCGGCAGCGAGGACCGACTATCCGGGCAGACAGGCACTCGTATCCATGACCCAAGTATTCATCGATACCATCCTCGTCTGTTCCATCACCGGATTAACGATTGTCATGGCCGGACAATATACAGGCGGATTGGACGGAGCGGATTTAACCTCTGAATCATTTGGCGTATTTCTTGGCAATACAGGTACTTATATTGTGGCAATCGGCATTATCTTTTTCGCGTTTTCAACGCTTGTCGGCTGGTCTTATTATGGGGAAAAATGCATTGGTTACTTAATCAACGACAAAGCGATTCCTGTTTACCGGATCATATTTGTTCTTGCTGTATTCGTCGGTTCTGTCGCTGCCCTTGATGTGGTATGGGGAATTGCCGATATCATGAACGGTCTTATGGCATTTCCGAACCTGATCGGACTGCTCGGACTTTCCGGCGTAGTGGCAGCCGAAACCAAGCGTTTTCTTAAGGTCGCTAAGGAAGAAAAAAATCAGCCGGATCAGCAAAATACTTATGGAGCATAA
- a CDS encoding YihY/virulence factor BrkB family protein has translation MGELIQFVIRLIKRILDDDVGGMAAQLAFFFLLSLFPFLLFLITLIGYLPLTQLDIMRFVSLYAPEETFNLINENLSGIAESRNGRLLSVTILATLWTASNGINAIIRSLNAAYNVEENRSFIVSRLIAVVLTVAMVSVIAVAFLLPIFGKTIGIYLFSFFGLSSDFLQLWNALRWLISFVVFFIVLLALYKMAPNRKVFFKDAAVGAAFATLGWQLVSLAFSYYVDNMGSYSAVYGSLGTVIVLMIWFYLSGMVIIAGGEINALYEKFRLKKYHQ, from the coding sequence GTGGGCGAGTTGATCCAGTTTGTCATTCGGCTTATCAAACGGATATTGGACGATGATGTGGGTGGCATGGCAGCACAGCTTGCCTTCTTTTTTCTATTGTCCCTGTTTCCGTTTTTGCTGTTTTTGATTACGTTGATCGGCTATCTTCCATTGACGCAGCTTGATATCATGCGGTTTGTTTCCCTGTATGCCCCGGAAGAAACGTTCAACTTGATCAATGAGAACCTTAGCGGTATTGCAGAGAGCCGTAATGGTCGTTTGCTGTCAGTGACGATCCTGGCCACATTGTGGACGGCGTCTAATGGTATCAATGCAATCATCCGTTCTTTAAACGCCGCTTATAATGTGGAAGAGAATCGCTCGTTTATCGTTTCCCGGTTAATTGCAGTGGTGCTGACAGTGGCGATGGTATCGGTGATTGCAGTGGCGTTCCTGCTGCCGATTTTCGGGAAGACGATTGGTATTTATTTATTCTCTTTCTTCGGCCTGTCGTCGGACTTTTTGCAGCTGTGGAATGCCTTACGCTGGTTGATTTCTTTTGTCGTGTTTTTTATTGTGCTGCTTGCCCTTTACAAAATGGCGCCAAACAGGAAGGTGTTCTTCAAGGATGCGGCAGTCGGTGCGGCATTTGCCACACTCGGCTGGCAGCTGGTTTCTCTTGCCTTTTCCTATTACGTGGACAACATGGGCAGTTATTCTGCTGTTTATGGAAGTCTGGGAACCGTCATCGTCTTGATGATATGGTTTTACCTTTCCGGTATGGTTATTATTGCCGGTGGGGAAATAAATGCGTTATATGAAAAGTTCCGTTTGAAAAAATATCATCAATGA
- a CDS encoding low molecular weight protein-tyrosine-phosphatase — translation MINVLFVCLGNICRSPMAEAIFRDLVQKEGLENEITADSAGIGDWHTGKLPHEGTRAILDERAISYQGITARQVRPADWNDYQYIVAMDENNVNDLGLIREKTEGTKVARLMDYVEDAEEVNIPDPYFTGNFDYVYELIYQGCNQLLDQMKLDHHLKTRSGLDE, via the coding sequence GTGATTAACGTTTTATTTGTATGCCTGGGTAATATTTGCCGGTCCCCTATGGCCGAAGCGATTTTTCGTGATTTGGTGCAGAAGGAAGGACTGGAGAATGAAATTACCGCAGATTCAGCAGGAATTGGCGACTGGCACACCGGAAAGCTTCCGCACGAAGGGACCAGGGCAATTCTGGACGAGCGTGCCATTTCCTATCAGGGCATCACTGCCAGGCAGGTACGCCCTGCAGATTGGAACGACTATCAGTATATTGTTGCGATGGATGAAAACAACGTCAACGACCTCGGCCTGATCAGAGAGAAAACAGAGGGAACCAAGGTGGCCAGGCTGATGGATTATGTCGAGGATGCGGAAGAAGTCAATATACCAGATCCCTACTTTACGGGGAATTTCGATTATGTTTATGAATTGATTTATCAGGGCTGTAACCAGCTTCTGGATCAAATGAAACTGGACCATCATTTAAAGACAAGGAGTGGATTGGATGAGTGA